A genomic stretch from Pontivivens ytuae includes:
- a CDS encoding chloride channel protein — translation MGNILRRKWRLVRRKWADDIRRLRKDGPGEIQFWLLALVIGIFAGIVAILFREGIALLQETFYGETDQQLHSHLSTLHWTVVVGIPILGGLAVGLILWRFTPDGRGRSVAHVIEGAALGRGRVEQEAGLASAAASLITLSTGGSTGREGPVVHLAAVISSQVSNWIRASDMTARDLMGCAVAGAVSASFNAPIAGALFALEVILRHFAIHAFAPIVVASVAGTVVSRLWSGDGPEFMLPEHTLAFYVELPAFMLLGLICGLVAVAMMKAIFLAEDAGDWVQEKLRLPIPLRPALAGAILGVIAIYFPHIIGVGYETTNRALSGEFALWTAFLFAVVKVVAVAVTMAGRMGGGVFSPSLMLGALTGLAFGWVATAIFPTVSGAQSLYALAGMGAVAAAVLGAPISTTLIVFELTGDWQAGIAVMVAVSLATAVSVKLVDRSFFLTQLERAGRHVAAGPQDYVLCTITVGALMRPRGAENGASDTQSWSLVEQGAYLTRADTLETAMPLFERIKGGVVPVVDARKDGPPELLGALFQVDALKAYNRALAEVAKEEHS, via the coding sequence ATGGGCAACATCCTTAGACGCAAGTGGAGGCTGGTGCGCCGCAAGTGGGCGGACGATATCCGACGTCTGCGCAAGGACGGCCCGGGTGAGATCCAGTTCTGGCTGCTCGCCCTGGTCATCGGGATCTTCGCCGGGATCGTCGCCATCCTGTTCCGCGAGGGTATCGCGCTGTTGCAGGAAACCTTCTACGGCGAGACCGATCAGCAACTGCATTCGCACCTCTCGACGCTGCACTGGACCGTGGTGGTCGGGATCCCGATCCTCGGCGGCCTCGCGGTCGGGCTGATCCTCTGGCGGTTCACGCCGGACGGGCGCGGGCGCTCGGTCGCCCACGTGATCGAGGGCGCCGCGCTGGGCCGCGGGCGGGTGGAGCAGGAGGCGGGGCTCGCCTCCGCCGCCGCGTCGCTCATCACGCTCTCGACCGGAGGCTCGACCGGGCGGGAGGGGCCGGTGGTGCACCTTGCCGCCGTCATCTCCTCGCAGGTGTCGAACTGGATCCGGGCGAGCGACATGACGGCGCGCGACCTGATGGGCTGCGCCGTGGCGGGCGCGGTGTCGGCGAGCTTCAACGCACCGATCGCAGGAGCGCTCTTCGCGCTGGAGGTCATCCTGCGCCACTTCGCCATCCACGCCTTCGCCCCCATCGTGGTCGCTTCGGTCGCGGGCACGGTCGTCTCGCGCCTCTGGTCGGGGGACGGCCCGGAATTCATGCTGCCCGAGCACACGCTCGCCTTTTATGTGGAGCTCCCGGCGTTCATGCTGCTGGGCCTCATCTGCGGGCTGGTGGCCGTTGCGATGATGAAGGCGATCTTCCTCGCCGAGGATGCAGGCGACTGGGTGCAGGAGAAGCTGCGCCTGCCGATCCCCCTGCGCCCGGCGCTGGCGGGGGCCATCCTAGGCGTCATCGCCATCTACTTTCCCCACATCATCGGCGTCGGGTACGAGACGACGAACCGCGCGCTGTCGGGCGAGTTCGCGCTCTGGACCGCGTTCCTCTTTGCCGTGGTGAAGGTCGTCGCCGTGGCCGTCACCATGGCCGGTCGCATGGGCGGCGGGGTGTTCTCCCCCTCGCTGATGCTCGGCGCGCTGACGGGGCTCGCCTTCGGCTGGGTCGCGACGGCGATCTTCCCGACGGTGAGTGGGGCGCAGTCGCTCTATGCCCTCGCCGGGATGGGGGCGGTGGCGGCCGCGGTGCTGGGCGCCCCGATCTCCACCACGTTGATCGTCTTCGAGCTGACCGGCGACTGGCAGGCCGGGATCGCGGTGATGGTTGCCGTCTCCCTCGCCACCGCCGTGTCGGTGAAGCTCGTCGACCGCTCCTTCTTCCTCACGCAGCTCGAACGGGCCGGGCGCCACGTCGCCGCTGGGCCGCAGGATTACGTGCTCTGTACCATCACCGTGGGCGCCCTCATGCGCCCGCGCGGGGCGGAGAACGGGGCCTCCGACACGCAAAGCTGGAGCCTTGTGGAGCAGGGTGCCTACCTCACCCGCGCCGACACGCTGGAGACGGCGATGCCGCTTTTCGAGCGCATCAAGGGCGGCGTCGTGCCGGTGGTCGACGCCCGCAAGGACGGCCCGCCGGAGCTATTGGGCGCGCTCTTCCAGGTCGATGCGCTCAAGGCCTACAACCGTGCACTCGCCGAGGTGGCGAAGGAGGAGCATTCATGA
- a CDS encoding DUF427 domain-containing protein, giving the protein MVDRYITITKADGTWVVRAAGAIIAESANALELAEGDYPHVIYFPREDIAMEFLDRTDRASHCPHKGDACYFSIVAKSGTLANVAWSYESPKAEVERIRDHVAFYTDRVTVEQL; this is encoded by the coding sequence ATGGTCGACCGCTACATCACCATCACGAAGGCCGACGGCACCTGGGTCGTGCGTGCCGCCGGTGCCATCATAGCCGAAAGCGCCAATGCCCTCGAACTGGCCGAAGGCGACTACCCGCATGTGATCTATTTCCCGCGCGAGGACATCGCGATGGAGTTTCTCGACCGGACCGATCGCGCCTCGCACTGCCCGCACAAGGGCGACGCCTGCTACTTCTCGATCGTGGCCAAAAGCGGCACCCTCGCCAATGTCGCCTGGTCCTACGAGAGCCCGAAGGCGGAGGTCGAGCGCATCCGCGACCACGTCGCCTTCTACACCGACCGGGTGACGGTCGAACAACTGTGA